The following DNA comes from Meleagris gallopavo isolate NT-WF06-2002-E0010 breed Aviagen turkey brand Nicholas breeding stock chromosome 13, Turkey_5.1, whole genome shotgun sequence.
CTCCACACACTTCTATCACAGCTGCTCACACTCCAGTTTAAGGCATTGCCCCTCCTACCCAGGAACCAACCCCAGCAGCTGCCCCTTGCCACGCTCATTAACGGTCCTATAAGGTCTCCATCCCATGTAGGTCTCAACCCCATTATGCACACAGCAGCCTGGAGGTGCCATGGGGCACCTGCActgccccagccccacactTCTCACCATCGGGGGTTTATCActgagcaggagcagctgtCACAGGTCATGCCAtgccctctgcttttctggagctAATCAGCCCACACCCATGTTTTCCCAAGGAGAAGCCCAGATAAGACATCTCAGCACAGGTGGTGACCCAAGGACTGAATTCATCCATTCATGTATCCCATTTCTGTAGGCATTGGGCCTGAAGGAGCCCCCCATGAATGTTCCTATAGGCTGCGTGCCCTCCAGGtagtgctgcagggcagggacaCAGCGTGGCCACAAAGAAACTACATGGATGTGGGGTCCtaaccctcccccccccacaccCCATGAAACATCCAGCTCTGAAACATCTCAGATCCTGAGATGGATGAACCACGAGCGCAATGGACATGGGGAAGAGGGGGGGGGGTCGTAGGGAgagtgttttgtttatttattttttagaaaaatacacatGCAAATAATATATTCTTTAGGTTTAGGGAAGGGAGGGGTGGGGAATAGGAGATAAATGCAGCAGGAATGAGGAGAGAGCTCCTCTCCATCAATCACACACAAAGTGCAAACCGGCAGCGGCCCCCCCAAGCAAACAGCTgtctggcagcagggctgggaggagccCTGCCTCGGGGACCTGCTCTGCTATTTCTCTTATGGGATACACGGGGAAAGCTGCACGAGGAACGCGTTCCCATGGAAACCTCCACTTTGGGGACAGCGATGTCCCAATGTCCTGCAGCTGCCGTGCCAAGGAGCGCATCGGGACCCGCATCAGAACCTGCTTGGCTGCATAGCTGGGGCTGCAGTGATGCAGGCAGAGTGGGAGCAGCAACCACTCCTATtttttcagcttgcttttttcttgccttttttttttttttggttttgtttgtttgtttaagtgACAAAACACGCTGCTGGGTCTCTCTGCTCTGGAAATACACACAGGAGGCTCCGGCAAGGGATTGGGGCTGTTGGCTCCTATTTCTACAGGCTGCCCACGGCGCAGCTCTGAAGTCTGGCGGATGGTCATGCGGGTGTATGGCAGCTCCACACGTGTGTGTTTGGGTGGTTTCGAGCAGCCCAGCTTTGTTCTGGGGGCAGGTTGCCCTCCCCACCTACTCTGGTTGCCATCTCGCTGTGCCGCTACTCGGTGGCCATCTGCTCAATGTGGTCGCTGAGCAGCTTGTATTGCTCTACAAGGGGAGAGGGAAAGCGACGCTTGGGTCGTGCCAAAGCATCCCAGTGGGGGTGCTGTGCATCACatcccccctccccagccccacctTCATCCAAATTGCCGATGGTCGCCTGCTTCTTGAGGAAGTCGCTGCAGAGCTTCTTGGTGAGGCCAAACGCCAACATGTTGTGGATGAAGGTGCTGAGGAAGGACAGAGGGGCTTTTGGTGAGGGCAGGGCCAAATggcccttcctcctccccaccctcctcttccttcccactgcCCTCTGTGGCAGGTGATGCTCAAGTGTGGGCCCCACACTGggatgctgcaggctgggatTTGCAAGCGAAAGGGCAGAAGCAAGTCCCAGGGAGAAGCACTGGGGATGCTTTGCCCATTTCCCCAGCAGAGGGGACATCCCAAGCATGGCACACGAGATTCCAGCGCGCCTTGCTCACCCCAGCTGCCCGAAGGTGATGTTCTCATTGAAGCGCAGGCTGTCGTCCCGCTCCTCCTGTGTCATGTGGCACCACTTCTCCCTGCAAGGCACGAGCCCACCTGGCATCACCAATCCCCCCCAGCAAGAGATATCCTGGGAAAAAGTCTTCTACCACCGAAAAACAGCTTTGATTTCACACCTGACCTTCGGAGCCCTCCTTATGGCAAGGGGGAAGAAGCTTGCAGCTCTTGGGGATGCCCATCCCAATAGGGCTGTGCCCATCCCCACCTTCAGGCatttccctgcctgctgcacagGGGCCTGCAGATCCCAGAGCCCCCAGCTGTGCATGAGGGCTCTCATTCCCCTCCCcaaccccacagcacagccacatccccaaatcacagcactgcactcaaGGATGCCCCAGTTCCCCCGACCCCATTCACCAGCAATGTGACCAATGCACAGCCTTCACAGGATGGGGCTTAAAGCTTGAGAGCTCTGCAACCAGCTCTAGGTGGTGACACATATCCCACTCGTGGGACTTTGGGAATAAAGTCACGCTGGGCAGGACTGAAGTGTCACTGTGCAGTGGTGCACAGTGCTGGGGTGGTGCCGGGAGCTCAGTGCATGCACACCAGGGAAAGTGCAGCTCCAGGATGAAGCCAGTCCCCTTCTGAGAGATCACAGCCAAGGGTGAGAGGAAAGGcgaggagaaagggagaggaagaagagataTATCCAtatggaggagaaggaagaggagaagagcgGGGATGCACGGCGAGCAGGACGCGGTGCTGGGCAGAGATCAGGGAGCTTAGCTCAGATCCAGAGAGCTGAAACACGAAAAGGATGAGAGCTCCATGGGAAGGAGCCCACTCATCAAAGCACTCAAGACAAATTTGCTGTGCTTCTGGCTGGGTGTTCAGTGTGGGATCACTGAGCTCTGCCCAGACCCTTGGGCTCAGCAGGGGCAGATGCAGGgttccctccttcctttcctcctgctgcaggctgatgCTCCATCCGAGCAAAACAAAGTTATCCTTACCCATGAGAATGATTTATGGCCAAGACTCCAAGAGCCCTCACCTCTTGGTCAGACCCTCAGCTGGAGGGGTTTGCTCACCAGTCAGACATGCCATGCTCCTGCAGTTTGGAGCACCCCCAGATCCCAGCACCACTGACCCACCTGGGGCTCCCTCCAGCTGGGAGGATTCACTTGCAATTGTAATACAGCCACTGTCTGCAGCTTGCTTTGTAGGGGTGGCAGCATAGGGACGCAACAAAATCTAGGAGCAGATCTTCCAATTGCAAATGCTCTTTCCAGCAAcaaccagcagcagcaagcaggaagGACGGGAGAGAGTGATGCTTTCTGCACAGACAGCCCCACTTCATGCCCCAAAACCTGCCCAGGACACAGCTCCATTCCCCAGCAGCCAGGTATCCCATTCTCACTGCACCATGCTGCAGCAGGCTGGGGTTCtttcagcaaagcagcattAATGGGAGAGAAACCCATTCATTTGCAGGAGCTCTGCGCGATGCACAAATCTCATGCATCCGCTGCTCCCCGGTGCAGAAATGCACACGTGAGACCCCCCAGGCAGTGTTTGGGGCTGAAGGGACCCCTGGCAGGTGATGTGAGGGAGGGATGCAGACAGACACACacctcttctcctcttcctccccagcGTTCCCTCTGGAGCGGCAGCAGACCGACAAAAGTGGCACGGGACAGATCATGCAAGAGAGATGGatggagggagaggggagaaggACGGACGGGAGGAGGTTGTTAGaggcagagaaagggaaaagagagagaaaaagaggaatttaGTGACACCCgcctcccccccctccccgtTTTCCCTCCCCCTGAGATGCTGGGAGCGTTCGTTAGTCGGACTCAGCCATCAGAGTAATTGGGAACGGCACCcggagcagagagcagctgccGGTGGCGCATGTCCTTGCGAGACATTTGCTGCTGCTAATTTGGGGCTTAATCAAAGCAAACGCAGTTACGGTGGCCTGGCTGCCCATGAGTGCCGATGACGATGCAAAATGAGCAGGGAAACCTTTCTGCTCCCCGAATTGAAGGGGAGGAGGGTCCTACCTGGTGGTGGGGGAACGCTTCCTGCGCTCGCAGTGCACAGCATCGAAGAAGGCGGCGTTCCAGAAGCGTAGGTTGTGCctatggggcagggatgtgggTCAGAGGTGGTCCTCCCCCTTTGTGCCCCCCACACCTGCATCCCACAGGCTGGGAGGTGACTCGATGGGTCTGGCATATGTGGTCCAACTGGGGTAAATGAGGGCTTTGTGCTCCCCTCCACCAGGGGGATCCTATGCTGCCCACCCCCCGTCCCACCCCCAGCCTCACACAGTGTGTAGGCAAGTGGGCAAACCCCAGCAGGAGCCAGCTTGCCCGGCGTTACCAGATGGGCTGCTGCTTGAGGTGCATGTACAGGTAgatcttctctcctttcttctcctcctctgggcTCTGCATGGAAACTGTGGGGACACACGGTGACATTTGGGTACAGGGAGCTcaggaaaacacagcacagccctccctGTGCTCCCCCCAATCCCACAGCTCAAACAGTTTCCACCCCACGCTCCTTCCCCGCAGATGCATTTGCCATGCCTGAATCAGCAATGCTGGCTCCACTCACCCGtcttcttcagcttctccttTGGTTTGTCCTCGCCTTCGCTGTGGCACAGAAATCAGTGTTAGCTCCCAAGAAGCACAGTGACAGCCAGAACACCACCACCCAGACCCCTTGGCAAGGGAAATCCCATGTGAAACATTGCTTCTGTGCCACCATCCCTAGAGCCAGAAAGGCAGACAGGAGATGTTGGTGCCCATCCCATGGGCTGGACCCACACGGAAGACCACAGAGCAGTGGCGGCATCTCCTGGAACCAGGCATCTCCACCCCAAGGGACATAGGACTCCTGTGTCATGAGATGCCCAAAGCACAAAGCACGGGGACTGGCCAGGAGCTGTCTTCCCATGGCCATCATAACCCTACCTCTCCTATATCCCCAAGCCCAGTTGGCTCCTGGCACCATCAGACCTCCCTGCCCACCCAACACAGAGGTACCCACTCGCTCTTTTTGGCCACAGGACCCTTCAGCTTGGTTTCCAGGCCCCCAAAGAAGCCTTTGACATTCTCTGTCTTGGCTGATGTGTTTTTCAGCAGCCGCTCTGCAATGTCCTTCTTCTCTGCCAACCAGCTGTTGGCCGACTTCAGGTACGAGTCAATGCTGCCTGTGGGCTTCTCCTTGGCCTCCAGGGGCAGCGCGTGGGTCTTCCCTGTGGGTGACACCCCAAGAGCTCAGCCCCCCGTGGCTCCAGGGatcagctctgagcagtgttaCAAAGACAAGGAGCAATCTCAACTCTTGTAGGTTTTGGACAGGAAATCCAGCCTGCCGTGAGGGTGTGACCTCCAAACAACAGGGAATGAGGTGTTATCGATCAGGGCTGGGGAACACCTGGAGATCACCACATACCCCCAGCAAGAAGCAAGGACAACCCAACCCAGCAAGGTTTGCATGGCTCTGGGGCCACGGAGGCTCTTTTCTGGTTGGCGTCGAAATCAGCCTAGTTAAACCCAGCTCAGAAGCCCACCCATCAGCGTCCCCATACAGTCAGCATGGACAATACCAAGCTCAGAGCCTTCCCATCACCCTCTC
Coding sequences within:
- the KIAA0513 gene encoding uncharacterized protein KIAA0513 homolog isoform X2, which translates into the protein MEAPPDVPVGNLIDFSTEAPTRAPSEPSPPAVPSDNGHLEEVTAEESDATESADSENDMGESPTHWGHRRSSSGESFSSNHSTGSARDEAASERRDFVRHYVEKIFTGGEDLEQEEKARFGELCSGEDGKGREWFARYVSAQRCNSKCVSEQTFYRLMQSFALVLFECHQMDDFSPAKNLMTMCFTYYYIGKTHALPLEAKEKPTGSIDSYLKSANSWLAEKKDIAERLLKNTSAKTENVKGFFGGLETKLKGPVAKKSDEGEDKPKEKLKKTVSMQSPEEEKKGEKIYLYMHLKQQPIWHNLRFWNAAFFDAVHCERRKRSPTTREKWCHMTQEERDDSLRFNENITFGQLGTFIHNMLAFGLTKKLCSDFLKKQATIGNLDEEQYKLLSDHIEQMATE
- the KIAA0513 gene encoding uncharacterized protein KIAA0513 homolog isoform X1; amino-acid sequence: MEAPPDVPVGNLIDFSTEAPTRAPSEPSPPAVPSDNGHLEEVTAEESDATESADSENDMGESPTHWGHRRSSSGESFSSNHSTGSARDEAASERRDFVRHYVEKIFTGGEDLEQEEKARFGELCSGEDGKGREWFARYVSAQRCNSKCVSEQTFYRLMQSFALVLFECHQMDDFSPAKNLMTMCFTYYYIGKTHALPLEAKEKPTGSIDSYLKSANSWLAEKKDIAERLLKNTSAKTENVKGFFGGLETKLKGPVAKKSDEGEDKPKEKLKKTVSMQSPEEEKKGEKIYLYMHLKQQPIWHNLRFWNAAFFDAVHCERRKRSPTTRGNAGEEEEKREKWCHMTQEERDDSLRFNENITFGQLGTFIHNMLAFGLTKKLCSDFLKKQATIGNLDEEQYKLLSDHIEQMATE